The following coding sequences are from one Oryzisolibacter sp. LB2S window:
- a CDS encoding ABC transporter ATP-binding protein: MELERIPVEIDHCSKTYADGTRGLQPTSLHVEPGEVLALLGPSGCGKTTLLRLIAGLETLDAGGRILFGDQDVTHRPVEQRGVGMVFQSYALFPQMSVAANIGYGLRIRGVSAAEERRAVGELVELTRLTGLESRRPGELSGGQRQRVALARAVAVRPRVLLLDEPLAALDAKLKESLREELAELLRRLHITAIHVTHDQQEAMAIADRLAVMRAGRIVQVGRGEDLYRAPTHPFVAEFLGRVNRIERSPESLARGVLTIGGATLACPPALNQGALLVRPEDIQIGPRQDGWGVARVTQRCFLGDRVQLRLQADGVPGTLLADVARDAPYRDGDEVGIHIDPQRLMSTAEVTP; encoded by the coding sequence ATGGAACTTGAACGCATACCGGTCGAGATCGACCACTGCTCCAAAACCTACGCCGACGGCACGCGCGGACTGCAACCCACGAGCCTGCATGTCGAGCCCGGCGAGGTGCTGGCGCTGCTCGGCCCCTCGGGCTGCGGCAAGACCACGCTGCTGCGCCTGATCGCCGGGCTCGAGACGCTGGACGCGGGCGGGCGCATCCTGTTCGGCGACCAGGACGTGACCCACCGCCCGGTGGAGCAGCGCGGCGTGGGCATGGTGTTCCAGAGCTACGCGCTGTTCCCGCAGATGAGCGTGGCCGCCAACATCGGCTACGGCCTGCGCATACGCGGCGTCTCGGCCGCCGAGGAGCGCCGCGCCGTGGGCGAGCTCGTGGAGCTCACGCGCCTGACAGGTCTGGAATCCAGGCGCCCGGGCGAGCTCTCGGGCGGCCAGCGCCAGCGCGTGGCCCTGGCGCGCGCCGTGGCCGTGCGCCCGCGCGTGCTGCTGCTCGACGAGCCGCTCGCGGCCCTGGACGCCAAACTCAAGGAGTCGCTGCGCGAGGAACTGGCCGAGCTGCTGCGCCGCCTGCACATCACCGCCATCCACGTCACGCACGACCAGCAGGAGGCCATGGCGATCGCCGACCGGCTGGCCGTGATGCGCGCCGGGCGCATCGTGCAGGTGGGCCGCGGCGAGGACCTGTACCGCGCGCCCACCCACCCCTTCGTGGCCGAGTTCCTCGGCCGGGTCAACCGCATAGAGCGCTCGCCCGAGTCGCTCGCGCGCGGCGTGCTCACGATAGGCGGCGCCACCCTCGCCTGCCCGCCCGCGCTGAACCAGGGCGCGCTGCTGGTGCGCCCCGAGGACATACAGATTGGCCCGCGCCAGGACGGCTGGGGCGTGGCCCGGGTCACCCAGCGCTGCTTCCTGGGCGACCGCGTGCAGCTGCGCCTGCAGGCCGACGGCGTGCCCGGCACGCTGCTGGCCGATGTGGCGCGCGACGCGCCCTACCGCGATGGCGACGAGGTGGGCATCCACATCGATCCGCAACGCCTGATGAGCACCGCAGAGGTCACCCCATGA
- a CDS encoding phosphodiesterase yields the protein MSTAPYTFLAQITDPHIREPGRLAYGRIDTTPYLRRAIDSLLALPQRPDALVLTGDLCDFGREAEYAHLAELLAPLADLPVYLLPGNHDERVQLRKSFAHHVYLQGDGEFVQYSVRVGPLRLIALDTVVPGQSHGALCEARLAWLERELTTCQGEPVVIAMHHPPFRTLIGHMDKIGLLAGAQELEAIVARHPNVERIICGHLHRAIDVRFGGTIASTCPSPAHQVALDLQPAAASAWMLEPPAFRIHAWDGERLVSHLAASGIFEGPYPFHENGMLID from the coding sequence ATGAGCACCGCACCGTACACCTTTCTCGCCCAGATCACGGACCCGCATATCCGCGAGCCCGGCCGCCTGGCCTATGGGCGCATCGACACCACGCCCTATCTCAGGCGCGCCATCGACAGCCTGCTGGCCCTGCCCCAGCGGCCCGACGCGCTCGTGCTCACCGGCGACCTGTGCGACTTCGGCCGCGAGGCCGAATACGCGCATCTGGCCGAACTGCTGGCGCCACTCGCCGACCTGCCCGTCTACCTGCTGCCCGGCAACCACGACGAGCGCGTGCAGCTGCGCAAAAGCTTTGCCCACCATGTCTACCTGCAGGGCGACGGCGAGTTCGTGCAGTACAGCGTGCGCGTAGGCCCGCTGCGCCTGATTGCGCTCGATACCGTGGTGCCGGGCCAGAGCCATGGCGCGCTGTGCGAGGCGCGCCTGGCCTGGCTGGAGCGGGAGCTGACCACCTGCCAGGGCGAGCCGGTCGTGATCGCCATGCACCACCCGCCGTTTCGCACGCTCATCGGCCACATGGACAAGATCGGGCTGCTCGCGGGCGCGCAGGAGCTCGAGGCCATCGTCGCGCGCCACCCGAACGTGGAACGCATCATCTGCGGCCACCTGCACCGCGCCATCGACGTGCGCTTTGGCGGCACCATCGCCAGCACCTGCCCGTCGCCGGCGCACCAGGTGGCGCTGGACCTGCAGCCCGCGGCGGCCTCGGCCTGGATGCTGGAGCCGCCGGCCTTTCGCATCCATGCCTGGGATGGCGAGCGCCTGGTTTCTCACCTCGCGGCCTCGGGAATCTTTGAAGGCCCCTATCCTTTCCACGAGAATGGCATGCTCATAGACTGA
- a CDS encoding ABC transporter permease subunit, translating into MRTHAQKPAPFLFAVTALTTVFMVAPMLLSVLAGLVNNYSTGIRSGLTLRWLREVWEVYGSTVGASLVIAALCVVATALLGVPCAYALARSRSRLARAFEELLTLPVAVPGLATALALILVYGQMAAFRQSFAFILVGHIVFTLPFMVRTVASAFQRNDLIALEEAARTLGASFPQRFLGVLVPAVFPAIVAGGLMVFTLSVGEFNLTWMLHTPLTRTLPVGLADSYASMRIEVGSAYTLVFFIVILPVLWALQALAQLMQKRYGT; encoded by the coding sequence ATGCGAACCCATGCCCAGAAACCGGCTCCGTTCCTGTTCGCCGTGACGGCGCTCACCACCGTGTTCATGGTCGCTCCCATGCTGCTGTCGGTGCTCGCGGGCCTCGTGAACAACTACAGCACCGGAATCCGAAGCGGCCTTACGCTGCGCTGGCTCCGGGAAGTCTGGGAGGTCTATGGCAGCACCGTGGGCGCGTCGCTCGTGATCGCCGCGCTGTGCGTCGTGGCGACGGCATTGCTCGGCGTGCCCTGCGCCTACGCGCTCGCACGCAGCCGTTCGCGCCTGGCGCGCGCCTTCGAGGAGCTGCTGACCCTGCCCGTGGCCGTGCCGGGCCTGGCGACGGCGCTGGCGCTGATCCTGGTCTATGGACAGATGGCGGCCTTCCGCCAGAGCTTCGCCTTCATCCTCGTCGGCCACATCGTGTTCACCCTGCCCTTCATGGTGCGCACCGTGGCCTCGGCCTTCCAGCGCAACGACCTGATCGCGCTCGAGGAAGCCGCGCGCACGCTGGGCGCGAGCTTTCCCCAGCGCTTTCTCGGCGTGCTCGTGCCGGCCGTGTTCCCGGCCATCGTGGCCGGCGGCCTGATGGTGTTCACGCTCTCGGTGGGCGAGTTCAACCTGACCTGGATGCTGCACACGCCGCTCACGCGCACCCTGCCCGTGGGCCTGGCCGACAGCTATGCGTCCATGCGCATAGAGGTCGGATCGGCCTACACGCTGGTGTTCTTCATCGTCATCCTCCCGGTGCTGTGGGCCCTGCAGGCCCTGGCCCAGCTCATGCAGAAACGCTATGGAACTTGA
- a CDS encoding ABC transporter permease subunit, with protein MSSRQRLLLAGCAAPAGVFFLAFWLLPALQLLLLPAEQGWKTYFVVLTDGRYVESMLNTLLLSIAVTLATLVTGATIGIYLARRSFVGKQLLLALLTLPLSFPGVIIGFFVILLGGRQGLVADLSSRLVGERITFAYGLLGMFLAYLYFSLPRAIATYTAAAEAMDLQLEEAARSLGASRLRIVRDVWIPELAPTTVACGAIVFATSMGAFGTAFTLASKFEVVPITIYNEFTNYANFALAASLSIALGIVTWLALFLTRRFGSNVG; from the coding sequence GTGAGCTCGCGCCAGCGCCTGCTGCTCGCCGGCTGCGCGGCGCCGGCGGGGGTGTTCTTCCTCGCGTTCTGGCTGCTGCCGGCATTGCAGCTCCTGCTGCTGCCGGCCGAGCAGGGGTGGAAGACCTATTTCGTCGTGCTCACCGACGGGCGCTACGTCGAGAGCATGCTCAACACCCTGCTGCTGTCGATCGCCGTGACCCTGGCCACGCTGGTGACAGGCGCCACCATAGGCATCTATCTCGCGCGGCGCAGCTTCGTCGGCAAGCAGCTGCTGCTGGCGCTGCTGACGCTGCCGCTGTCGTTCCCCGGCGTGATCATCGGCTTCTTCGTGATCCTGCTGGGCGGGCGCCAGGGGCTGGTGGCCGACCTCTCGAGCCGGCTCGTGGGCGAGCGCATCACCTTCGCCTACGGCCTGCTGGGCATGTTTCTGGCGTACCTGTACTTCTCGCTGCCGCGCGCCATTGCGACCTACACCGCGGCCGCCGAGGCCATGGACCTGCAGCTCGAGGAGGCCGCACGCTCGCTGGGCGCATCGCGCCTGCGCATCGTGCGCGATGTGTGGATACCCGAGCTCGCACCCACCACGGTGGCCTGCGGCGCCATCGTGTTCGCCACCTCCATGGGTGCGTTCGGCACCGCGTTCACGCTGGCGAGCAAGTTCGAGGTCGTGCCCATCACCATCTACAACGAGTTCACCAACTACGCCAACTTCGCGCTGGCCGCATCGCTGTCGATCGCGCTCGGCATCGTCACCTGGCTGGCGCTGTTTCTCACGCGCCGCTTCGGCAGCAATGTGGGTTGA
- a CDS encoding quinone oxidoreductase, translated as MTLAVQISQHGGPEALQVVDVQVGDPGPGQVRIRHRAVGLNFIDVYHRTGLYPLTMPAGIGMEGAGVIEAVGEGVTHLKVGDRAAYASNPPGSYAEARVMPAMCVCRLPDAIAFETGAAMMLKGLTAQYLLKKARPVEGLEPGDFVLFHAAAGGVGLIACQWARALGLRLIATAGSDAKCQLALANGAAHAINYRNEDFAARVKDITGGQGVKVVYDSVGKDTWDGSLDCLRPFGLMVSFGNASGPVPPFAPAALGAKGSLYVTRQTLFTHIRTREATQAMADELFAVVASGQVKIHIAQRYALTDVQQAHRDLEARKTTGSTILTLP; from the coding sequence ATGACCCTCGCCGTACAGATCAGCCAGCATGGCGGCCCCGAAGCATTGCAAGTCGTCGACGTGCAGGTGGGCGACCCCGGCCCGGGCCAGGTGCGCATACGCCACCGGGCCGTGGGCCTGAACTTCATCGACGTCTATCACCGCACGGGGCTGTACCCGCTCACCATGCCCGCGGGCATAGGCATGGAGGGGGCCGGTGTGATCGAGGCCGTGGGCGAGGGCGTCACGCACCTGAAGGTGGGCGACCGCGCGGCCTATGCCAGCAACCCGCCGGGCAGCTATGCCGAGGCGCGCGTCATGCCCGCGATGTGCGTCTGCCGGCTGCCCGATGCCATAGCTTTCGAAACCGGCGCGGCCATGATGCTCAAGGGCCTCACGGCGCAATACCTGCTGAAAAAGGCGCGCCCCGTCGAGGGCCTGGAGCCGGGCGACTTCGTGCTGTTTCACGCGGCCGCGGGCGGCGTGGGGCTGATCGCCTGCCAATGGGCGCGCGCGCTCGGCCTGCGCCTCATTGCCACCGCGGGCAGCGACGCCAAATGCCAGCTGGCGCTGGCCAATGGTGCGGCCCATGCCATCAACTATCGCAACGAGGACTTTGCCGCGCGCGTCAAGGACATCACGGGCGGCCAGGGCGTGAAGGTGGTCTACGACTCGGTGGGCAAGGACACCTGGGACGGCTCGCTCGACTGCCTGCGCCCCTTTGGCCTGATGGTGAGCTTTGGCAACGCCTCGGGCCCGGTGCCGCCGTTTGCGCCCGCGGCGCTGGGCGCCAAGGGCTCGCTCTACGTCACGCGCCAGACGCTGTTCACGCATATCCGCACGCGCGAGGCCACGCAGGCCATGGCCGACGAGCTGTTTGCCGTGGTGGCCAGCGGCCAGGTCAAGATCCACATCGCGCAGCGCTATGCGCTCACCGATGTGCAGCAGGCGCATCGCGACCTGGAGGCGCGCAAGACCACGGGCTCCACCATCCTCACGCTGCCATGA
- a CDS encoding ABC transporter substrate-binding protein: MTSTLQRLARIGVLAAAGLAAGGAWAQTAICYNCPTEWADWGTQLRVIKAKTGITVPADNKNSGQALAQLVAEKARPVADVTYLGVTFAIQAQKDGVVAPYQPAHWKEIPDGMKDPAGHWFSIHSGTLGFMVNVDALKGKPVPKSWADLLKPDYKGLIGYLDPASAFVGYVGAVAVNEARGGSLADFAPAIDYFKALQKNEPIVPKQTSYARVLSGEIAILLDYDFNAYRARYKDGANVQFVIQAEGTVVVPYVMSLVNKAPHPAEAKKVLDFVLSDEGQSIWAKAYLRPVRASAMPKEVQAQFLPASEYARARTVDYDRMAAAQRAFSDRYLKEVR; the protein is encoded by the coding sequence ATGACCTCGACCTTGCAACGCCTTGCCCGCATCGGCGTGCTCGCGGCCGCCGGCCTGGCCGCCGGCGGCGCCTGGGCGCAGACCGCCATCTGCTACAACTGCCCGACCGAGTGGGCCGACTGGGGCACGCAGCTGCGCGTCATCAAGGCCAAAACCGGCATCACCGTGCCGGCGGACAACAAGAACTCGGGCCAGGCCCTGGCACAGCTCGTGGCCGAGAAGGCACGCCCCGTGGCCGATGTCACCTACCTGGGCGTGACCTTCGCCATCCAGGCGCAGAAGGACGGCGTGGTCGCCCCCTACCAGCCCGCCCACTGGAAGGAGATCCCCGATGGCATGAAGGATCCGGCTGGCCACTGGTTCAGCATCCACTCGGGCACGTTGGGCTTCATGGTCAACGTGGACGCGCTCAAGGGCAAGCCGGTACCGAAGTCCTGGGCCGATCTGCTCAAGCCCGACTACAAGGGACTGATCGGCTACCTCGATCCGGCCTCGGCCTTCGTCGGCTATGTGGGCGCCGTGGCCGTGAACGAGGCACGCGGCGGCTCGCTGGCCGACTTCGCGCCGGCCATCGACTACTTCAAGGCACTGCAGAAGAACGAACCCATCGTGCCCAAGCAGACCTCGTACGCGCGCGTGCTCTCGGGCGAGATCGCCATCCTGCTGGACTATGACTTCAACGCCTACCGGGCCAGGTACAAGGACGGCGCCAACGTGCAGTTCGTCATTCAGGCCGAGGGCACGGTGGTCGTGCCCTACGTGATGAGCCTGGTCAACAAGGCACCGCACCCGGCCGAGGCGAAGAAGGTGCTCGACTTCGTGCTCTCCGACGAGGGACAGTCGATCTGGGCCAAGGCCTATCTGCGCCCGGTGCGCGCGAGCGCCATGCCCAAGGAGGTGCAGGCGCAGTTCCTGCCCGCGTCGGAATACGCGCGCGCCAGGACCGTGGACTACGACCGCATGGCGGCGGCGCAGCGCGCGTTCTCCGACCGCTATCTCAAGGAAGTGCGGTGA
- a CDS encoding LacI family DNA-binding transcriptional regulator → MPKEPQNIHAVAARAGVSAATVSRAFNCPDKVAPATRELVAHAARELGYQPNAIARTLRTQRSRVLGVVLPTLLNPVFAECLQGIALAAARNGYAILPAMTGYDDEQERQAVTQLLAGGVDGMILTVANPTDSQALERLRGVELPYVLVYNAHAEHPCVSVDGEAAAAEVVARLAALGHRRIAMVSGTLAASDRAQQRYRGYLRGMAQAGLVPPALVEVPFVTSAVMALSRYLQAQPRPTALFCSNDLLAIRAIRAAHLSGLSVPQDLSVVGFDGIAIGQDLTPALSTIAQPSHDMGRHAVDLLVHAMERNRLPTAADSLYLPHAFHDGESCSAATGAVPEASGRSPSSRPVSPQGVTP, encoded by the coding sequence ATGCCCAAGGAACCCCAGAACATTCACGCCGTTGCAGCACGTGCCGGCGTCTCGGCCGCGACGGTGTCGCGCGCCTTCAACTGCCCCGACAAGGTCGCCCCGGCCACGCGTGAGCTGGTCGCGCATGCCGCGCGCGAGCTCGGCTACCAGCCCAACGCCATCGCCCGCACATTGCGCACCCAGCGCAGCCGCGTGCTGGGCGTGGTGCTGCCCACGCTGCTCAATCCGGTCTTTGCCGAATGCCTGCAGGGCATCGCCCTGGCCGCGGCCAGAAATGGCTACGCCATCCTGCCCGCCATGACGGGCTATGACGACGAGCAGGAGAGGCAGGCCGTCACGCAGCTGCTGGCCGGCGGCGTCGACGGCATGATTCTCACCGTCGCCAACCCCACGGACTCCCAGGCCCTCGAGCGCCTGCGCGGCGTCGAACTGCCCTATGTGCTGGTCTACAACGCCCATGCAGAACATCCCTGCGTTTCGGTCGACGGCGAGGCGGCGGCCGCCGAGGTCGTGGCGCGGCTCGCTGCCCTTGGCCACCGCCGCATCGCCATGGTCAGCGGCACGCTGGCGGCCTCCGACCGGGCGCAGCAGCGCTACCGCGGCTACCTGCGCGGCATGGCGCAGGCGGGCCTCGTGCCCCCCGCGCTCGTCGAGGTGCCCTTCGTCACCAGCGCCGTGATGGCGCTCTCGCGCTACCTGCAGGCCCAGCCCCGGCCCACGGCATTGTTCTGCTCCAACGACCTGCTTGCCATTCGCGCCATACGGGCCGCGCATCTGTCGGGCCTGAGCGTGCCGCAGGACCTCTCCGTCGTCGGCTTCGACGGCATTGCCATCGGCCAGGACCTGACCCCTGCCCTGAGCACCATCGCCCAGCCCAGCCACGACATGGGCCGCCACGCCGTGGATCTGCTGGTCCACGCCATGGAGCGCAACCGGCTGCCCACGGCGGCCGACAGCCTCTATCTGCCCCATGCGTTTCACGACGGCGAATCCTGCAGCGCCGCCACCGGGGCTGTGCCCGAAGCGTCGGGCCGCAGCCCATCCTCCCGCCCCGTCTCACCACAAGGAGTAACCCCATGA
- a CDS encoding NUDIX domain-containing protein: MTAAAPAWVAAARDAARRAPAAPRVPLLLGGERVGSVDAQVFDDIGLQRLLDKRWQLLKTEYQGAPAWALAGDDPTAALNALAVALRAAGRCGPWRDEQLAVCAADGRRLATVERGAVRVLGIATRAVHLVGCTPDGSMWVQQRAQTKANNPGMWDTLMGGMVSAADDLDQALARETWEEAGLRLAELEGLAHGGQVDFALPSDEGGGCGYMRERIAWFRATLPAGLRPVNQDGEVARFELLHHARVQARLAEGAFTPEAALVLAAFYGW, translated from the coding sequence ATGACCGCCGCCGCCCCGGCCTGGGTGGCGGCCGCGCGTGACGCAGCCCGGCGCGCGCCGGCCGCGCCGCGCGTGCCGCTGCTGCTCGGCGGCGAGCGCGTGGGTTCAGTCGATGCGCAGGTTTTTGATGATATTGGCCTGCAGCGCTTGCTGGACAAGCGCTGGCAGCTATTGAAAACAGAGTACCAGGGCGCGCCCGCCTGGGCGCTTGCGGGCGACGACCCCACGGCCGCGCTCAACGCCCTGGCCGTAGCGCTGCGCGCGGCCGGCCGCTGCGGTCCCTGGCGCGACGAGCAGCTCGCCGTCTGCGCCGCCGATGGCCGGCGCCTGGCTACGGTGGAGCGCGGGGCGGTGCGTGTGCTGGGGATCGCCACACGCGCCGTGCACCTGGTCGGCTGCACGCCGGATGGCAGCATGTGGGTGCAGCAGCGCGCCCAGACCAAGGCCAACAACCCCGGCATGTGGGACACGCTCATGGGCGGCATGGTCTCGGCCGCTGACGACCTGGACCAGGCCCTCGCGCGCGAGACCTGGGAGGAGGCGGGCCTGCGCCTAGCCGAGCTCGAGGGCCTGGCCCATGGCGGGCAGGTGGATTTCGCGCTGCCCAGCGACGAGGGCGGCGGCTGCGGCTACATGCGCGAGCGCATAGCCTGGTTTCGCGCCACGCTGCCCGCGGGGCTGCGGCCGGTCAACCAGGACGGCGAGGTGGCGCGCTTTGAGCTTCTGCACCATGCCCGCGTGCAGGCCCGCCTGGCCGAGGGCGCCTTCACGCCCGAGGCGGCGCTGGTGCTGGCCGCGTTCTACGGCTGGTAG
- a CDS encoding bile acid:sodium symporter family protein has protein sequence MARSRLLPDNFTLALVAVVILASLLPASGVVGAFFEKATVAVVALLFFMHGAKLSREAVLAGLAHWRLHLLVVACTFALFPVLGLVLRPLLEPLVTPELYLGVLFLCVLPATVQSAIAFTAVARGNMAAAICSASASTLLGIFITPLLVPLVLPVAGAAQQDMLGSIGRIMLQLMLPFIAGHLLRPVIGGFIARHAAGLKFVDQGSVLLVVYTAFSAAVVAGLWRQLPLPALAGLLVVCAVILGAALTATTWLARRLGFSKEDEITIVFCGSKKSLVSGVPMAKVLFASQAAGAIVLPLMVFHQMQLMVCAVLAQRYARRR, from the coding sequence ATGGCCCGTTCACGCCTGCTTCCCGACAACTTCACCCTGGCCCTGGTGGCCGTCGTCATTCTGGCCAGCCTGCTGCCGGCATCGGGCGTCGTGGGCGCGTTCTTCGAGAAGGCCACCGTGGCCGTGGTGGCGCTGTTGTTCTTCATGCATGGTGCCAAGCTCTCGCGCGAGGCCGTGCTCGCGGGCCTTGCTCACTGGCGCCTGCACCTGCTGGTGGTGGCCTGCACCTTTGCGCTGTTCCCGGTGCTGGGTCTGGTGCTGCGGCCGCTGCTCGAGCCGCTGGTCACGCCCGAGCTGTACCTGGGCGTGCTGTTTCTGTGCGTGCTGCCGGCCACGGTGCAGTCGGCCATTGCCTTCACGGCCGTGGCGCGCGGCAACATGGCGGCGGCCATCTGCAGCGCATCGGCCTCCACGCTGCTGGGCATCTTCATCACACCGCTGCTGGTGCCGCTGGTGCTGCCCGTGGCGGGCGCGGCCCAGCAGGACATGCTGGGCAGCATAGGCCGCATCATGCTGCAGCTCATGCTGCCCTTCATCGCGGGCCATCTGCTGCGCCCGGTGATCGGCGGCTTCATCGCGCGCCATGCGGCGGGGCTCAAGTTCGTGGACCAGGGCTCGGTGCTGCTGGTGGTCTACACCGCCTTCAGCGCGGCCGTGGTGGCGGGGCTCTGGCGCCAGCTGCCGCTGCCGGCGCTCGCGGGCCTGTTGGTGGTGTGCGCGGTGATTCTGGGCGCGGCGCTCACGGCCACCACCTGGCTCGCGCGGCGCCTGGGGTTCTCGAAGGAGGACGAGATCACCATCGTCTTCTGCGGCTCCAAGAAGAGCCTGGTGAGTGGCGTGCCCATGGCCAAGGTGTTGTTCGCCTCGCAGGCGGCCGGCGCCATCGTGCTGCCGCTGATGGTGTTCCACCAGATGCAGCTCATGGTCTGCGCGGTGCTGGCCCAGCGCTACGCGCGCCGGCGCTGA
- the lspA gene encoding signal peptidase II — MARAGKSGGARMWPWLAWALLLVIADQFTKTLILGYYRLGDATYVTSFFNVVRAHNTGAAFSFLADAGGWQRWLFTGIAVVVAAFILWQLRQHPGQRLFAFALSSILGGAIGNVVDRLQHGYVVDFLDFHLRGWHFPAFNVADCAITVGAACLILDELLRVRRGG; from the coding sequence ATGGCGCGCGCGGGCAAGAGCGGCGGCGCGCGCATGTGGCCCTGGCTGGCCTGGGCCCTGCTGCTCGTCATCGCCGACCAGTTCACCAAGACGCTGATCCTGGGCTACTACCGCCTGGGCGACGCCACCTACGTGACCAGCTTCTTCAACGTCGTGCGCGCGCACAACACGGGCGCGGCCTTCTCCTTCCTGGCCGACGCCGGGGGCTGGCAGCGCTGGCTGTTCACCGGCATCGCCGTGGTGGTGGCGGCCTTCATCCTGTGGCAGCTGCGCCAGCACCCGGGGCAGCGGCTGTTCGCCTTCGCGCTGTCGTCCATCCTGGGCGGCGCCATAGGCAACGTGGTGGATCGCCTGCAGCATGGCTATGTGGTGGACTTTCTGGACTTTCACCTGCGCGGCTGGCATTTCCCGGCCTTCAACGTGGCCGACTGCGCCATCACCGTGGGCGCGGCCTGCCTGATCCTCGACGAGCTGCTGCGCGTGCGACGCGGAGGCTGA
- a CDS encoding Na/Pi cotransporter family protein, translated as MKHLLNLLAAIALLVWGIQMVRTGILRVFGANLRQLIARGVRTQLLAVFSGIGVTAVVQSSTATALIVSAFVGQGMISLMAALTVMLGADVGSALMAVVFSLDLSWLSPLCIFVGVVLFVARQDAKAGRVGRVFIGLGLMLLALRLITESTLVLTQSEVVRALLMTLTSDITLEVLVGAILAVVSYSSLATVLLVATLAGSGGIPTEVALGLVVGANLGSGLLAVLTTLRASVQTRQVPLGNLLFKMVGALVMIPVIGLWHHHIQTLVPDKVSQVVLFHLAFNAMVTLLCLPLTGLIAKVVENITPKEEVSAALSRPHHLDASALSTPSLAISCAAREALHLADLVETMLNGLKTVWQTDDQKLGAELRALDDQVDSLYSSIKYYMTKLSRSELDEAEGRRWTEIIGFTINMEQVGDLVERVLQDVEDKKIKKGRQFSHAGLQEINEMHDHLVANLRLAMSVFLTGNVRDAQKLLQEKTRFRELELAYAATHLNRLADNTIQSIETSSLHIDIISDLKRINSLLCSVAYPVLEANSAIRPLQSHNDETAAPQGERQ; from the coding sequence ATGAAGCATCTGCTCAATCTGCTCGCCGCCATCGCCCTGCTCGTCTGGGGCATACAGATGGTGCGCACCGGCATCCTGCGCGTGTTTGGCGCCAATCTGCGCCAGCTCATCGCGCGCGGCGTGCGCACGCAGCTGCTGGCGGTGTTTTCGGGCATTGGGGTGACGGCGGTGGTGCAGTCGAGCACGGCCACGGCGCTCATCGTCTCGGCCTTTGTGGGCCAGGGCATGATCTCGCTGATGGCGGCGCTGACCGTGATGCTGGGCGCCGACGTAGGCTCGGCCCTCATGGCGGTGGTGTTCTCGCTGGACCTGTCCTGGCTCTCGCCGCTGTGCATCTTCGTCGGCGTGGTGCTGTTCGTTGCGCGCCAGGACGCCAAGGCCGGCCGCGTGGGGCGCGTGTTCATCGGACTGGGCCTGATGCTGCTGGCCCTGCGCCTGATCACCGAGTCCACGCTGGTGCTGACCCAGTCCGAGGTCGTGCGCGCCCTGCTCATGACGCTGACCAGCGACATCACGCTGGAGGTGCTGGTCGGCGCCATCCTCGCCGTGGTGTCCTACTCCAGCCTGGCCACGGTGCTGCTGGTGGCCACGCTCGCGGGCTCGGGCGGCATTCCGACCGAGGTGGCCCTGGGGCTGGTCGTGGGCGCCAACCTGGGCAGCGGCCTGCTGGCCGTGCTCACCACGCTGCGCGCCAGCGTGCAGACGCGCCAGGTGCCGCTGGGCAATCTGCTGTTCAAGATGGTGGGCGCGTTGGTCATGATTCCGGTCATCGGCCTGTGGCACCACCATATCCAGACCCTGGTGCCCGACAAGGTGAGCCAGGTGGTGCTGTTCCACCTGGCCTTCAACGCCATGGTCACGCTGCTGTGCCTGCCCCTGACCGGCCTGATTGCCAAGGTTGTGGAGAACATCACGCCCAAGGAGGAGGTATCGGCCGCGCTGTCGCGCCCGCACCACCTCGACGCCTCGGCCCTGTCCACGCCGTCGCTGGCCATCTCCTGCGCCGCGCGCGAGGCCCTGCACCTGGCCGACCTCGTCGAGACCATGCTCAACGGCCTCAAGACCGTGTGGCAGACCGATGACCAGAAGCTCGGGGCCGAGCTGCGCGCGCTGGACGACCAGGTGGACAGCCTGTATTCGTCCATCAAGTACTACATGACCAAGCTCTCGCGCTCCGAGCTCGACGAGGCCGAGGGCCGGCGCTGGACGGAAATCATAGGCTTCACCATCAACATGGAGCAGGTGGGCGACCTGGTCGAGCGCGTGCTGCAGGACGTGGAGGACAAGAAGATCAAGAAGGGGCGCCAGTTCTCGCACGCCGGCCTGCAGGAGATCAACGAGATGCACGACCACCTGGTGGCCAATCTGCGCCTGGCCATGAGCGTGTTCCTGACCGGCAATGTGCGCGACGCGCAAAAGCTGCTGCAGGAAAAGACGCGCTTTCGCGAGCTGGAGCTGGCCTACGCCGCCACCCACCTCAATCGCCTGGCCGACAACACCATTCAGAGCATTGAGACGAGCTCGCTGCACATCGACATCATCAGCGACCTCAAGCGCATCAACTCGCTGCTGTGCTCGGTCGCCTACCCGGTGCTCGAGGCCAACAGCGCCATCCGCCCGCTGCAGTCGCACAACGACGAGACCGCCGCGCCCCAGGGCGAGCGGCAGTGA